In a single window of the Arthrobacter zhangbolii genome:
- a CDS encoding histidine phosphatase family protein, which translates to MGATELILIRHGESAGNVAATRASREGAQRIEIEWRDPDVPLSPDGESQAEAVGRWFAGLPADERPDAVWCSPYLRARQTAELAGLPGIAGQMRIDERLRDRELGVLDLFTSAGVAARYPEEAERRAWLGKFVYRPPGGESWADVALRLRSVFRDLDEEEDGKRVAVVCHDAVIMLIRYICERFSEQELLDTAAANSVRNGSVTRLVRPSGTGPWEVHTFNSVLHLQDSGAPVTEHAGDEHDIHPR; encoded by the coding sequence ATGGGTGCAACCGAACTGATCCTGATCCGGCACGGTGAAAGCGCAGGCAACGTGGCTGCCACCCGCGCGAGCCGAGAAGGTGCCCAGCGCATCGAGATCGAATGGCGGGACCCCGACGTCCCGCTCAGCCCGGACGGGGAATCCCAGGCAGAAGCAGTGGGCCGCTGGTTCGCCGGGTTGCCTGCCGACGAACGTCCCGACGCCGTGTGGTGCTCGCCCTACCTTCGCGCCCGGCAGACCGCGGAACTGGCCGGACTGCCCGGCATCGCCGGGCAGATGCGCATCGATGAACGCCTTCGTGACCGGGAACTGGGCGTTCTTGACCTGTTCACCTCCGCCGGAGTCGCGGCCCGCTATCCGGAGGAAGCCGAACGCCGGGCCTGGCTGGGCAAGTTCGTTTACCGGCCGCCGGGCGGGGAGTCCTGGGCAGACGTTGCCCTGCGGCTGCGTTCGGTCTTCCGGGACCTGGACGAGGAAGAGGACGGCAAGCGGGTGGCCGTGGTCTGCCACGACGCGGTGATCATGCTGATCCGCTACATCTGCGAACGGTTCTCCGAGCAGGAGCTGCTGGATACGGCCGCGGCCAACAGCGTGCGCAACGGCTCCGTCACCCGCCTGGTGCGCCCGTCGGGCACCGGACCGTGGGAGGTCCACACCTTCAACAGCGTGCTGCACCTGCAGGACAGCGGAGCGCCCGTCACCGAACACGCAGGAGATGAACATGACATCCACCCGCGCTGA